The Streptomyces luteogriseus genome includes a window with the following:
- a CDS encoding YbaK/EbsC family protein: MTTTAATDAEGSGAHPRFAEALRELGLGDLVPQVRRFPEATRTAAEAAAAVGCELSQICKSLIFAADRVPVLVLMDGASRVDLELVRKELGADKVTRAKVDVVRETTGYAIGGVPPFGHKTRTRVLADRSLLEHDVVWAAAGTPYTVFPMAPEDLVAHADGTLVDVRERTS; the protein is encoded by the coding sequence ACGACAGCCGCCACTGACGCCGAAGGTTCCGGAGCTCATCCCCGTTTCGCCGAGGCCCTGCGGGAGCTCGGGCTCGGAGATCTCGTGCCGCAGGTCCGCCGGTTCCCGGAGGCCACGCGCACCGCCGCCGAGGCCGCCGCCGCGGTCGGGTGCGAGCTGAGCCAGATCTGCAAGTCGCTGATCTTCGCCGCGGACAGGGTTCCGGTGCTCGTGCTCATGGACGGGGCCTCCCGGGTCGACCTCGAACTCGTCCGCAAGGAGCTCGGCGCCGACAAGGTCACCCGGGCCAAGGTGGACGTCGTCCGGGAGACCACCGGGTACGCCATCGGCGGAGTGCCGCCCTTCGGGCACAAGACCAGGACCCGCGTGCTCGCCGACCGCTCCCTGCTGGAGCACGACGTCGTCTGGGCCGCGGCCGGGACGCCGTACACCGTCTTCCCCATGGCCCCCGAGGACCTCGTCGCCCACGCCGACGGCACCCTGGTGGACGTGCGCGAGCGCACCTCGTGA
- a CDS encoding DMT family transporter: protein MTPLVTAAVLLAAVTHASWNAIAHKITDKLAGFALISGGGVLIGLALAPFVAFPAAAAWPYLLSSAAIHIAYYALLMKSFRLGDFGQAYPIARGTAPLVVTVLAALFAHEVPDGWAAAGIALSCAGLTGVALWGLRGRRPDWAAIGAALATGLTIAVYTVVDGLGVRASGSALGYIAWLMAVQGVVIPAYAAWRWRGKTLALLRPFAGVGLIGAALSVAAYALVLWAQTRAELAPIAALRESSIIVGAAIGAVFFKERFGVPRIAAAGLLVVGIGLMLHAG from the coding sequence GTGACCCCTCTGGTCACCGCCGCCGTTCTGCTCGCCGCCGTCACGCACGCCAGCTGGAACGCCATCGCCCACAAGATCACCGACAAGCTGGCCGGGTTCGCGCTGATCTCGGGCGGCGGCGTCCTGATCGGGCTGGCCCTCGCGCCCTTCGTGGCGTTCCCGGCGGCCGCGGCCTGGCCGTACCTGCTCTCCTCCGCCGCCATCCACATCGCCTACTACGCCCTGCTGATGAAGTCCTTCCGGCTGGGCGACTTCGGACAGGCCTACCCCATCGCCCGGGGCACCGCGCCCCTCGTCGTGACGGTGCTCGCCGCCCTCTTCGCACACGAGGTGCCCGACGGCTGGGCCGCCGCCGGGATCGCCCTGTCGTGCGCGGGGCTGACCGGCGTCGCCCTGTGGGGACTGCGCGGGCGGCGGCCCGACTGGGCGGCGATCGGAGCGGCCCTGGCCACGGGACTGACCATAGCGGTGTACACCGTCGTGGACGGGCTGGGCGTGCGGGCCTCCGGGTCCGCCCTCGGCTACATCGCCTGGCTCATGGCGGTCCAGGGGGTCGTCATCCCGGCGTACGCCGCGTGGCGCTGGCGCGGGAAGACCCTCGCCCTGCTGCGGCCGTTCGCCGGGGTCGGGCTGATCGGCGCGGCGCTGTCCGTCGCCGCCTACGCCCTCGTCCTGTGGGCGCAGACCAGGGCCGAACTCGCCCCCATCGCGGCCCTGCGCGAGTCGTCGATCATCGTCGGCGCGGCGATCGGCGCCGTGTTCTTCAAGGAACGCTTCGGGGTGCCGAGGATCGCGGCGGCCGGGCTGCTGGTCGTCGGCATCGGGTTGATGCTGCACGCCGGATAG
- a CDS encoding DUF1876 domain-containing protein — translation MMHTTVGWHVEMEFTEDDQHTRAAAMVRLPDGSEVRAHGHASRHRTDANQPRVGEEIAGARALNELAMALLTKAHEEIDQASGRTSHPIHV, via the coding sequence ATGATGCACACCACCGTGGGGTGGCACGTCGAGATGGAGTTCACGGAGGACGACCAGCACACGCGGGCGGCCGCGATGGTCCGCCTTCCCGACGGCAGCGAGGTACGGGCGCACGGGCACGCCAGCCGGCACCGGACCGACGCGAATCAGCCGCGGGTCGGGGAGGAGATCGCCGGGGCCCGGGCACTCAACGAACTCGCCATGGCGTTGCTGACCAAGGCCCACGAGGAGATCGACCAGGCGTCCGGCCGGACCTCCCACCCCATCCACGTCTGA
- a CDS encoding serine hydrolase domain-containing protein — MDVNGTVAEGFEPVREAFVRNFETLGDRGAAVAVYRDGQKVVDLWGGTKDVDGTAPWERGTAQVVRSATKGVAAAVLLLLHQRGQLDLDAPVGHYWPEFKAQGKERVLVRHVLNHRAGLPVLDRPLTPQEALDPLRGPAAVAAQAPAWEPGTGHGYHALTYGWLLDELVRRVTGQNTGEWLASQVTGPLGLDLWLGLPESEAGRVGRVGRVEGAEPAGGLRARPKRSVTEAYEDPTSLTRRAFAAISPFPDQNDPAYRATALPATNAMATADGLARFYAILIGDTAGAARLFTPETVDMARAEESAGPDRVLVVGTRFGLGYMLHGSASPLLTPGSFGHPGRGGALGFADPETGIAFGYVTNGFRKTVTADPRAQGLVRAVRGVLGL, encoded by the coding sequence GTGGACGTGAACGGCACAGTCGCCGAGGGCTTCGAGCCGGTCAGGGAAGCGTTCGTACGGAACTTCGAGACGCTCGGGGACCGGGGCGCGGCGGTCGCCGTCTACCGGGACGGGCAGAAGGTCGTCGACCTGTGGGGCGGCACCAAGGACGTCGACGGCACGGCCCCGTGGGAGCGCGGCACCGCCCAGGTCGTGCGCTCGGCGACGAAGGGGGTAGCGGCCGCCGTGCTCCTGCTGCTGCACCAGCGCGGGCAGCTGGACCTGGACGCGCCGGTGGGGCATTACTGGCCCGAGTTCAAGGCGCAGGGCAAGGAGCGGGTGCTGGTCCGGCACGTGCTGAACCACCGGGCCGGGCTGCCGGTCCTCGACCGGCCGCTGACCCCGCAGGAGGCCCTCGATCCGCTGCGTGGACCGGCGGCGGTCGCGGCGCAGGCACCGGCCTGGGAGCCCGGCACCGGCCATGGCTACCACGCGCTCACCTACGGCTGGCTGCTCGACGAACTGGTGCGGCGCGTCACCGGGCAGAACACCGGGGAGTGGCTGGCGTCGCAGGTCACCGGCCCGCTGGGGCTGGACCTCTGGCTCGGCCTGCCGGAGTCGGAGGCCGGCCGGGTCGGGCGCGTGGGCCGGGTCGAGGGGGCCGAGCCGGCCGGGGGGCTGCGGGCCCGCCCGAAGCGCTCGGTCACCGAGGCCTACGAGGACCCGACCTCCCTGACGCGCCGGGCGTTCGCCGCGATCTCCCCGTTCCCGGACCAGAACGACCCCGCCTACCGCGCGACCGCCCTCCCGGCGACCAACGCCATGGCGACGGCGGACGGACTGGCCCGCTTCTACGCGATCCTGATCGGCGACACGGCCGGCGCCGCGCGCCTCTTCACGCCGGAGACGGTGGACATGGCCCGGGCCGAGGAGTCGGCCGGCCCCGACCGGGTCCTGGTGGTCGGCACCCGCTTCGGCCTCGGCTACATGCTGCACGGCAGCGCCTCGCCGCTCCTCACCCCCGGTTCCTTCGGCCACCCGGGCCGCGGCGGCGCCCTCGGATTCGCCGACCCGGAGACGGGGATCGCCTTCGGCTACGTCACCAACGGTTTCCGCAAGACGGTGACGGCGGACCCTCGGGCGCAGGGGCTGGTGCGGGCGGTGCGGGGAGTGCTGGGGCTGTAG
- a CDS encoding organic hydroperoxide resistance protein, with the protein MTDGPAVDTRPTKIMYVAEATAHGGREGYVTSQDGRLDLKVAMPPQLGGDGNGTNPEQLFAAGYSACFHNALILVGNREGYDLAGSTVAAKVGIGPNRQRGYGLAVALTVSLPVVDPDLATRLVDAAHEICPYSNATRGNIDVAILLG; encoded by the coding sequence ATGACTGACGGACCCGCCGTCGACACCCGCCCGACGAAGATCATGTACGTGGCGGAGGCCACCGCCCACGGCGGTCGCGAGGGTTACGTCACCAGCCAGGACGGCCGGCTCGACCTCAAGGTCGCGATGCCCCCGCAGCTCGGCGGCGACGGCAACGGCACCAACCCGGAACAGCTCTTCGCGGCCGGCTACAGCGCCTGCTTCCACAACGCCCTGATCCTCGTCGGCAACCGCGAGGGCTACGACCTGGCCGGCTCCACGGTCGCCGCCAAGGTCGGCATCGGCCCCAACCGGCAGCGCGGCTACGGTCTCGCGGTCGCCCTCACCGTCTCCCTGCCGGTCGTCGACCCGGACCTCGCCACCAGGCTGGTGGACGCGGCCCACGAGATCTGCCCGTACTCCAACGCGACCCGCGGGAACATCGACGTGGCCATCCTGCTTGGCTAG
- a CDS encoding MarR family winged helix-turn-helix transcriptional regulator, which produces MTNEESDGSLLLDEQLCFALYAAQRAVTAAYRPLLDELGLTYPQYLVLLVLWERGETTVKELAAALRLDYGTVSPLLKRLEAAGLVRRERSARDERSVLVAVTGRGEDLRERAGRVPGALLTATGFDGTEAGRLRAELWRLAERAESAADRAR; this is translated from the coding sequence GTGACGAACGAGGAGAGCGACGGATCGCTGCTGCTGGACGAGCAGCTGTGCTTCGCGCTGTACGCCGCCCAGCGCGCGGTGACGGCGGCGTACCGCCCGCTCCTCGACGAGCTGGGCCTCACCTACCCCCAGTACCTGGTCCTGCTGGTGCTCTGGGAGCGCGGCGAGACCACGGTCAAGGAGCTGGCCGCGGCCCTGCGCCTCGACTACGGCACGGTCTCGCCGCTGCTGAAGCGGCTGGAGGCGGCCGGTCTGGTCCGGCGTGAGCGGTCGGCGCGGGACGAGCGGTCGGTGCTCGTGGCCGTGACGGGGCGCGGGGAGGACCTCCGGGAGCGCGCGGGGCGGGTGCCCGGCGCGCTGCTCACGGCGACCGGCTTCGACGGGACGGAGGCCGGGCGGCTGCGTGCGGAGCTGTGGCGGCTGGCCGAGCGGGCGGAGTCGGCGGCGGACCGGGCCCGCTGA
- a CDS encoding energy-coupling factor ABC transporter ATP-binding protein, with protein sequence MVPVTASLEVSGLAFAYPDGHQALFGVDFSVARGERVALLGPNGAGKTTLVLHLNGILTGGAGTVRVAGLPVDKRNMAEVRRRVGIVFQDPDDQLFMPTVREDVAFGPAAAGLKGPELEERVDRALERVGMAEFKDRPPHHLSFGQRRRVAVATVLAMEPEILVLDEPSSNLDPASRRELADILRSLDVTVLMVTHDLPYALELCPRSLILSDGVIAADGPTGELLSDEELMRAHRLELPFGFDPRSVPAAAARP encoded by the coding sequence ATGGTCCCTGTGACTGCTTCTCTGGAGGTCTCCGGCCTCGCCTTCGCCTACCCCGACGGACACCAGGCCCTCTTCGGCGTCGACTTCTCGGTCGCGCGCGGTGAGCGGGTCGCGCTGCTCGGGCCGAACGGCGCCGGCAAGACGACCCTCGTGCTGCACCTCAACGGCATCCTGACCGGCGGCGCCGGCACGGTGCGGGTCGCCGGGCTGCCCGTCGACAAGCGGAACATGGCCGAGGTCCGGCGCCGGGTCGGCATCGTCTTCCAGGACCCGGACGACCAGCTGTTCATGCCGACGGTCCGGGAGGACGTGGCGTTCGGGCCGGCGGCGGCCGGGCTGAAGGGACCCGAGCTGGAGGAGCGCGTGGACCGGGCGCTGGAGCGGGTCGGCATGGCGGAGTTCAAGGACCGGCCGCCGCACCACCTGTCCTTCGGGCAGCGCCGCCGGGTGGCCGTGGCGACGGTGCTGGCGATGGAGCCGGAGATCCTCGTCCTGGACGAGCCCTCCTCCAACCTCGACCCCGCCTCCCGACGCGAACTGGCGGACATCCTGCGCTCCCTGGACGTGACCGTGCTGATGGTCACGCACGACCTGCCCTACGCGCTGGAGCTGTGCCCGCGCTCCCTGATCCTCAGCGACGGGGTGATCGCGGCCGACGGGCCGACCGGCGAGCTGCTCTCCGACGAGGAGCTGATGCGGGCCCACCGCCTGGAGCTGCCGTTCGGTTTCGATCCGCGTTCCGTCCCGGCGGCCGCGGCCCGTCCGTGA
- the cbiQ gene encoding cobalt ECF transporter T component CbiQ translates to MGAGHAHKLYRHGHSPVHGLPPHTKLAAVFAFVVVVVSTPREAMWAFGLYAILLGAVAYIARVPAAFLLRRLLIEVPFVAFAVLMPFVAEGERVDVLGLSLSVNGLWGAWNVLAKGTLGVAASVLLAATTELRELLLGLQRLKLPPLLVQIASFMIRYGDVITDEMRRMRIARESRGFEAKGVKHWGVLAKSAGALFIRSYERGERVHLAMVSRGYAGSMPVIDEVTASRAQWSYALALPCAALLVCLLGWSL, encoded by the coding sequence ATGGGGGCCGGGCACGCGCACAAGCTGTACCGGCACGGGCACTCGCCCGTGCACGGCCTGCCGCCGCACACCAAGCTCGCCGCCGTGTTCGCCTTCGTGGTGGTCGTGGTGTCGACGCCGCGCGAGGCGATGTGGGCGTTCGGGCTGTACGCGATACTGCTCGGGGCCGTCGCGTACATCGCGCGCGTGCCCGCCGCCTTCCTGCTCCGGCGGCTGCTGATCGAGGTGCCGTTCGTCGCGTTCGCGGTGCTCATGCCGTTCGTGGCGGAGGGCGAGCGGGTCGACGTCCTCGGTCTGTCCCTGAGCGTGAACGGCCTGTGGGGCGCCTGGAACGTGCTCGCCAAGGGCACGCTCGGCGTCGCGGCCTCGGTACTGCTGGCCGCCACGACCGAGCTGCGCGAACTGCTTCTCGGCCTGCAGCGCCTCAAGCTCCCGCCGCTCCTCGTGCAGATCGCCTCCTTCATGATCCGCTACGGCGACGTCATCACCGACGAGATGCGGCGCATGCGGATCGCCCGGGAGTCACGCGGCTTCGAGGCGAAGGGCGTCAAGCACTGGGGCGTGCTCGCCAAGTCGGCGGGCGCGCTGTTCATCCGCTCCTACGAGCGCGGCGAGCGCGTGCACCTGGCCATGGTCAGCCGCGGTTACGCCGGTTCCATGCCGGTCATCGACGAGGTGACCGCGTCCCGGGCGCAGTGGTCGTACGCCCTCGCCCTCCCCTGCGCCGCTCTGCTCGTCTGTCTGCTGGGATGGTCCCTGTGA
- a CDS encoding energy-coupling factor ABC transporter permease has product MHVPDGFINAPTSAATGVIAAGAVAVSLRGARRELDERTAPLAGLVAAFIFAVQMLNFPVAAGTSGHLLGGALAAILVGPYTGVLCVSVVLLMQGILFADGGLTALGVNITNMAIVTTVVAYALFRGLVKLLPRTRRSVTVASFVAALVSVPAAALAFTLMYAIGGTTDVSLGKVATAMVGVHVLIGIGEAVITALTVGAVIAVRPDLVYGARGLTQKLKLRVNGELVDAPGAEPEPAPVAARTSHRKVWAAGLVTSLLLAGFVSFYASADPDGLEKVATDHGIDKKAEEHAVADSPLADYGVKDVDDARLSGGLAGVIGVGVTVVAGTGVFWTVRRRRTADASPSDTTGMTSV; this is encoded by the coding sequence GTGCATGTACCTGACGGATTCATCAACGCGCCCACCTCAGCCGCCACCGGTGTGATCGCCGCGGGCGCCGTCGCCGTGAGCCTGCGCGGCGCACGCCGCGAACTCGACGAGCGCACGGCGCCGCTGGCCGGACTCGTCGCGGCGTTCATCTTCGCCGTGCAGATGCTGAACTTCCCCGTCGCGGCGGGCACCAGCGGCCATCTGCTCGGCGGCGCGCTGGCGGCGATCCTCGTCGGCCCCTACACCGGGGTGCTGTGCGTCTCCGTCGTGTTGCTGATGCAGGGCATCCTGTTCGCGGACGGGGGCCTGACCGCGCTCGGCGTCAACATCACCAACATGGCGATCGTCACGACGGTCGTCGCCTACGCCCTCTTCCGCGGCTTGGTGAAGCTGCTGCCCCGCACCCGCCGGTCGGTCACGGTGGCCTCGTTCGTCGCGGCCCTGGTCTCCGTCCCGGCCGCCGCGCTGGCCTTCACGCTGATGTACGCGATCGGCGGCACCACCGACGTCTCCCTCGGCAAGGTCGCCACCGCCATGGTCGGTGTGCACGTCCTCATCGGCATCGGCGAGGCCGTGATCACCGCCCTCACCGTCGGCGCGGTCATCGCCGTGCGCCCGGACCTGGTGTACGGGGCGCGCGGACTGACGCAGAAGCTCAAGCTGCGGGTCAACGGCGAGCTCGTCGACGCACCCGGCGCCGAGCCCGAGCCCGCACCGGTGGCCGCCCGGACCTCGCACCGCAAGGTGTGGGCCGCCGGCCTGGTCACCTCCCTGCTGCTGGCCGGGTTCGTCAGCTTCTACGCATCCGCCGACCCCGACGGTCTGGAGAAGGTCGCCACCGACCACGGCATCGACAAGAAGGCCGAGGAGCACGCGGTGGCCGACTCCCCGCTCGCCGACTACGGCGTCAAGGACGTCGACGACGCCCGCCTGTCCGGGGGGCTCGCGGGCGTCATCGGCGTGGGCGTCACGGTCGTCGCGGGCACCGGCGTGTTCTGGACCGTGCGCCGCCGCCGTACGGCCGACGCCTCCCCGTCGGACACCACCGGCATGACGAGCGTCTGA